The Candidatus Defluviibacterium haderslevense DNA window TGAGCACCTTTACCAACTCCAACCATTACCGACATGGGTGTTGCCAAACCCAATGCACAAGGACAAGCAATAATTAAAACAGCAATCGCATTTATAAAGCCATAAACCAATGCGGGATCAGGACCAAATTGAGCCCAAACGAAAAAAGTTAATCCCGAAATGATGACTACAATTGGGACAAAATATTTAGCAATACGATCTGCCCATTTTTGAATAGGTGCTCTAGATCGACTAGCGTCATTAACCATTTTAACAATTTGCGAGAGCAAGGTTTCAGATCCTACTTTTTCAGCAATCATTACAAAAGACTTATTGCCGTTTATAGTTCCTGCTACAACAGCATCGCCTTGAGATTTATCAACTGGAATCGGTTCACCTGTGATCATGGACTCATCAATACTGCTTTCTCCAGTTGTGATTTTACCATCAACCGGAATTTTGTCTCCAGGTTTTACTCTTAATAAATCACCCTTTTTAATGTCGTGTATAGAAATGACTTTATCATTGCCGTCAACAATTAATATGGCCTCAGTCGGTGCTAATTTTAATAATTCTTTAATAGCTCCGCTCGTTTGGCTATGTGCTCTTGCTTCTAATAGTTGCCCTAATAAAACTAAAGTTAGAATAACTGTTGTAGCTTCAAAATATAATAACACTGCTCCTGTCTCAGTTTTGAATTCATTTGGAAAAATAGTTGGAAAAAACATTCCGAATAAACTAAACAAGAACGCAACTCCAGTACCAATCCCGATTAGTGTAAACATATTTAAATTCCACGTAATTATGGATTTATAGGCTCGTACAAAAAACATCCAGCAAGCATAAAAAACTACTGGAAGTGTTAATAATAATTGTACCCAATTCCATGTTGTGGCATCCATTAATTTGAGTAAAGGATTGTTTGGCACCATTTCTATCATTGCAATAACAAAAACAGGAACAGTGAAAACTACTGCAATCTTCATTTTCTTTACCAAATCATTATAGGTTTTTTTATCCTCACTGTCGCTTGGTTTCAATGGGACTAAATCCATTCCACAAATAGGACATGAACCAAATTCCTCCTTAATAACTTCGGGATGCATAGGACAGGTGTACAATGTTTTAGTAACGGTTATTTCTTGTCCTTTGATTAAATCCATACCACACACTGGGCAGTCCCCGACTTTGTCATAAACTTTATCTCCTTCGCAATGCATCGGACAATAATATTTTCCATTTCCAATACTTGCTATAGCAATTCCTTTTTTGTCACTTGGAGGCTCATTAGAACAACAAGATTCTGAACCTGAATCTTTTGAAGTAGCATCATGTGGACTATTTACATCATTCATTTCTATGGTGTACGCTCCAATTGACCTTAAGGCTGCTTGGAGTACCGTTGTTGGAATGTGCTTTTCCATCGTTATAGTTGCCATTGGCGGGTGTAATGAAACTTTAGCTTCGACACCATCAATCGAATTCAATCTTTTTTCGACTTTGGTACGACAACCATCACAAGTCATTCCAATAATTTTATAAGTATGTACCATTGTTAATATTTCTAATACAAATTCACACAAATCTCATCTCTAATTAGACTAAATTTGTTACACTATAGAACATAAGATTTTCAACATTTATTAATGTTCAAGTAGCTTAATATTAATCCTTTGAAATAACCAGAACAAAAATGTTCTAATTATTTAATATTTACTCATTAATAAAATTTAATGTTGCAAATTATTCTTTAATAAATTTAAATATCATCCTTTTATCTTGCTGAACTATTTTAATTAAATAAATTCCACTATTCCAATTTTGGCAATCCATTGGAATATTGAGATCAGACGTAGAATGAATATATTGTGATTTCACAAGTTGACCCAAAGAATTATAAACAAAAATGTTAACCGGTTTTTTTTCAGGAAGAGTAGCCATGATTCTTATTGAAGTAGAAGATGGATTGGGGAACACATTCACTTTGAATTGATCATTTAAATTGTCTTGATCACTCGTCGGACTTCCATTCACAATAAATTGTCCCATCATACCATCATCTTCATGACTCAAAATATGACAGTGGTACATATAAGGCATTTTTGGATCACTAAAGTCTTCAAATTTCATAACGATTTTCACAGAACCCGTCATGGGTGGAATAGTAATTACATCTTTGCGTCCACGCATATTTGCAGGAGGAGTTGCTCCGTTAATAGAAAGAACATAAAATGAATTACCGTGCACATGGAATGGGTGAGCCATCATCGTTTGGTTTGTTATGGTCCAAATTTCAGTTTTACCTAGTGTTGTACTGAAA harbors:
- a CDS encoding heavy metal translocating P-type ATPase, whose amino-acid sequence is MVHTYKIIGMTCDGCRTKVEKRLNSIDGVEAKVSLHPPMATITMEKHIPTTVLQAALRSIGAYTIEMNDVNSPHDATSKDSGSESCCSNEPPSDKKGIAIASIGNGKYYCPMHCEGDKVYDKVGDCPVCGMDLIKGQEITVTKTLYTCPMHPEVIKEEFGSCPICGMDLVPLKPSDSEDKKTYNDLVKKMKIAVVFTVPVFVIAMIEMVPNNPLLKLMDATTWNWVQLLLTLPVVFYACWMFFVRAYKSIITWNLNMFTLIGIGTGVAFLFSLFGMFFPTIFPNEFKTETGAVLLYFEATTVILTLVLLGQLLEARAHSQTSGAIKELLKLAPTEAILIVDGNDKVISIHDIKKGDLLRVKPGDKIPVDGKITTGESSIDESMITGEPIPVDKSQGDAVVAGTINGNKSFVMIAEKVGSETLLSQIVKMVNDASRSRAPIQKWADRIAKYFVPIVVIISGLTFFVWAQFGPDPALVYGFINAIAVLIIACPCALGLATPMSVMVGVGKGAQAGVLIKNAEALENMNKVNVLITDKTGTITEGKPSVDRIYSSNNDEDALLKNIASLNQYSEHPLAQAVVNYAKTKSISLIEVKDFEAVAGKGVTGTVIDKKVALGNSKLMEQVQATISDDLENNVIEEQKLGKTVSYISVDAIVVGFVSIADAIKISSKEAIKELMRQGVEIVMLTGDNANTAKAVADELSLSSYKASCLPEDKLNEIKRLQSEGKIVAMAGDGINDAPALAQADIGIAMGTGTDVAIESAKITLVKGDLQGIIKAKNLSHAVMRNIKQNLFFAFFYNVLGIPIAAGVLYPFFGILLSPMIAALAMSFSSVSVIGNALRLRNLQL